CAGGTGAATGGTGTCGCCGGACTGTTCCGCCAGTTGTTCCAGATAGGGCCGCGCCACCACGCTGAGCGAGACTTCCTCGCGTGCCTGGAATCCCAGTTCGATCAGCTTAGGCCCCAACACATAACCGATGCCGGGCGTAAAACGCAGATAACGCTCCTGCACCAGGCAGCTGGCCAGACGATGGGTGGTGCTGCGGGTCGTGCCCAGCAACTGCGAGATGTCTTTCAGATCGCGCGCGCCGCCAGCCACCGCCTGCAACACGGCCAGGCCGCGCGTCAGGGTCTGGGTGCCGGTCGGCATCGCGGCGATCTCATCGCCTGCATTTTTAATCGGCGCGATCAAGTCCGGCGATTTTCGCATCACTCCATCCTTCAAATAGTTAAATCCCATATATTGGGATAGCATATCATATATTGACAAGGAATTGCAGCCGGAATAAAGTACGCAACACTTGATTGATGCACCTGATTGATACATCTGTACGCAACCGGCTGCAAAGCAAACCATTTCAGAATCCGCCCTAGCCAATGAATCCAGCACCGCATCAAACGCGCTTAATCGCCCTCGACTGGGGCACCTCGTCGCTGCGCGCTTACCGCCTCGGCGCCGAGGGCCAGCGGCTGGAGCTGCGCGCCTTGCCGTGGGGCGTAATGCAGTTGCCGGATGCCGGCAGCGCAGAAAACGCTGGCTTTGAGGCGGCTTTCGAACAGGCTTGCGGCGACTGGCTGCAAGCGGCGCCAGGCACGCCGGTGATTGCGGCAGGCATGGTCGGCAGCCGCCAGGGCTGGTGCGAGGCGCCCTACCTGGAAGTGCCACTCGCCGTCAGCCAGATCGGCGGCAGCCTGGCCAGCTTGCACAACCGCCATGGCCAGCTGATCCATATCGTGCCCGGCCTGATGGAAAACTCCCAGCTGCCCAACGTCATGCGCGGCGAAGAAACCCAGGTGGTTGGCGTGCTGTCCTTGCACGCGCAGCAAGGCAAAGCGGCAGACATCCTGATCGGCCTGCCCGGCACCCATTCCAAATGGGTGCAAATCCGGCATGCGGAAACACAGAACGAAGTCCGGCATTTCGATACCTTCATGACCGGCGAAGTCTATGCGGCGCTATGCGGACACACCATTCTCGGCCGCGGCATGGTTGCCAGCGACAACGACACGGGCGACGACGCCCAGCGCAGCTTTGAACGCGGGCTGCAGGTAGCGCAAACCGCGGCCGGACAAGCTGGTGTATTGTCGACCATATTCAGTACCCGCACCCTGGGACTGACCGGCGAGCTGGACGGCACTGGCCAGCGCGAATACCTGTCGGGACTGCTGATCGGCCATGAGATCGCCGCCTTGCACGGCATGCTGCAAACACAGCAGCGGCTGCCGGCGCAGGTCATGCTGGTCGGCGAAGCCGGCTTGTGCGAACGCTATGCGCAGGCGTTGCGCACTTATGGCTTCGGCAAGATCGAGGTGGTGCAGCAAGCCACCGAACGCGGACTGTGGCAGCTGGCGCTCAGCGCTGGTTTGCTGCATACCTGACTGAGACATCGGAGAGAGCATCATGCTAAAAAGCGCAATGAAACAATGCGGGCTGATCGCCATCCTGCGCGGCGTCAAGCCGCATGAAGTGGCGGCAATCGGCCTCAAGTTGTATGAGGCCGGCTTCAGGATCATCGAAGTCCCGCTCAATTCGCCCGAGCCCTACGATAGCATCCGCACGCTGCGCAGCGCCCTGCCGGCGGACTGCATGGTGGGCGCCGGTACCGTTCTGACAACCGACCAGGTGGC
The sequence above is a segment of the Collimonas sp. PA-H2 genome. Coding sequences within it:
- a CDS encoding 2-dehydro-3-deoxygalactonokinase, whose translation is MNPAPHQTRLIALDWGTSSLRAYRLGAEGQRLELRALPWGVMQLPDAGSAENAGFEAAFEQACGDWLQAAPGTPVIAAGMVGSRQGWCEAPYLEVPLAVSQIGGSLASLHNRHGQLIHIVPGLMENSQLPNVMRGEETQVVGVLSLHAQQGKAADILIGLPGTHSKWVQIRHAETQNEVRHFDTFMTGEVYAALCGHTILGRGMVASDNDTGDDAQRSFERGLQVAQTAAGQAGVLSTIFSTRTLGLTGELDGTGQREYLSGLLIGHEIAALHGMLQTQQRLPAQVMLVGEAGLCERYAQALRTYGFGKIEVVQQATERGLWQLALSAGLLHT